The following DNA comes from Methanosarcina vacuolata Z-761.
AGTGGGATGTGCTGTCTTTATTTCCTCGCGCTGACAACCCCTATGATCGAACTTTTTGCCGTACTCAAAGCTGCCAGGCTTCCGGAATCTCTTATAGAACTTTCAATGCTTATATACAGGTACATCTTTGTTTTCCTTGACATGGCTCTTTGCATAAGGTATGCTCAGACTGTAAGACTCGGGTACTCAAACTTCAAGCGTTCTATAAATTCTCTTGGAATGCTTGCAAGCACTCTCTTCATCCGTTCCTGGGAACAGGGAGACAAGCTCTTTCTGGCAATGAATTCCAGGTGCTATGACGGAAAAATGACTCTTTTTGAGGTTAAGAGGCCGGTAAAGGCAACAGAATTACTTTTAACCTCTGCTTACTTTATTTCAACTCTTGCACTGTTTTATTTTACAAAAAGCATATCCATTTTTTGAGGTAATAGATCATGATCATTCTTGAGACCAGGGACCTTAAATATACATACCCTGACGGAACTGTAGCTATTCAGGACCTGAACATTGAAATCAAAAAAGGAAAAAAGGTAGCTTTCGTAGGGCAAAATGGTTCCGGAAAGTCCACGCTTTTTCTTTTACTTAACGGGACTTTAAAACCAGCTGAAGGTGATGTCTTTTTTCATGGAGTTCCTTTTAAGTACGATTCAAAATCCCTCAGGGAAATCCGAAAATCCATAGGAATTGTTTTTCAGAATTCCGATGACCAGATCTTTGCCCCTACAGTGTACCAGGATGTAGCTTTCGGGCCGGCAAACCTGGGTTATTCAAAAGAAAGAGTTGATACCTGCGTACAGCAAGCCCTTGAACAGGTGGGGCTCTCCCGTTTAAAAGATAAGCCGCCCCATCACCTCAGTGGAGGACAGAAAAAACGGGTTGCAATTGCCGGGATTATGGCAATGGAACCTGAAGTGATTATCCTTGACGAACCGCTCTCGAATCTTGACCCTGTAGGCGCGGATGAAATCATGGATTTGCTTAACGAATTTAACCAGTTCGGGAGCACCATTATTATCTCTACTCATGATGTGGATTTAGCATACCGCTGGTCTGATTACGTGTTCCTGCTGTCAAACAGCAAAATTATAGGACAGGGCACTCCGGCAGAAGTTTTCAAAGATTTTGACCTCCTCAAAAAAACCGGGCTCAGACAGCCTACTACTCTTGAGATCTATCATGAAATCGAAAGACGAGGGCTTGCATCTGGAGGAAATTCCCCAAAAACCATCCCTGACCTTGTCAATACCCTAAAACCTATTGACCTTATATGGGTTGATGTTCCTCCGGGAATCAAAGAAGGAGATAGCCTGAACTTAGGGATCATGTACGGACAGTATGCGACTCAGTCCCCTTACGAAGCTGTTAACGCTACCGTGCTGCATATCCATCCAGACGGAAGGGCTATTGTTGAGTTAAAGCGTAAAGGGATCAAAGCCGGCGGAGTCCTGATTTATGACACTGATAATTATTCTCTGCCAGAAGTAAAACAAATACTTAAGGAAGGAGAAATTGTCTTTGTCGGAGCAATGGGTAAAAAAAGTAAAATTCTTGCTGAGCATGATGGAATCAGGTTGGATGTTTCCTCAGGCGTTATAGACAAAACTATCCTGACGGCCCTTTGTGGAAAACGTTGCCTTATCCTTACGGCTGGAGGGATGGTTGACCATGCCCTTAAGAGAATAAAGGAGTATGTGGAGACAAGCGGGATAGAGTTTACTGTTGGAGTTGTTAACAGGGAAGAAGATTATCAGTGGATCGGAGAGACTAAGGACAGCCCTGAAACGTTTGAGGTATGATTACAAAATAGAACTTGTAGTTAGAACCCAAATAAAGTAGAATAAACGTTCCTATTAATTTACCGGTAGTTCTCTATTATCTGGTTTATATTATTCCCAGGTTCATAAAGTAGTTTTCAGGACCTTTTTGTCTGAACCTCGGTGCAACTGGAGCTGACTTTCGCTCCTTGCATAAAAACGCAAGTATTTGTTATACTGAATATTTAATCATGGCAATATCAACCATATAAACACTGGATGACCAATAAAAAAGAAGGACAGAAAAATAAAAAGTCTCTAAATTTCTTTATATATTTACTGAGGCCACAGGGCGATTATTTTATCTATAGCTACATGGGTATACTTTCCGTCGTTTTTGAGAGTGAGAACATTATCGGCACAGGCTTCTATGGTTCCCTTGAAAATATCTGGCCCACCGCAGTAAACGTCTACAGCCTTGTTAAGATAATGTTCCACTATAAAGCATTGATACATTTTGTTTCCTCCATTTTCTTATTATTATCTGCTGTAATTTCGACAATACATTGGCTAATCTGCATTGTCTGTTTACTAATTGTGCATCTATGCGTAATAAATGTATTTAAAAATTAAATTTGATTTTTAAAGGTGCAAGTCTGTTGATATTTGAAACAAAGTTAGTTTTTTCGTCCATTGAATATTCATTCTAAGACTCCCGCTTTACCAGGATAATTATATGACATTTTTCATCAAATTTTCTTGTTTTAGAAGAGCGCAAAAGATGGGTTTATCTGGAACGTTATTATCCTCATTGTAGAAAACCAATCTAAAATTATACTTTTCAATTAGCTAGGAACTATTATTGAGATCTCTATATTGCTTTTGTGTCTACTTGCATTGACTGTATCTACTTGCATTGACTGTATCTACTTGCATTGACTGTATCTACTTGCATTGACATATACCGTGTATGATGAGCTCTGGTTTAATGATTTAGTTCTTGTTTAATGATTTAGCTCTTGTTTAATTATTTAGCTCTTGTTTTATGAGTTTGATCAAGTATCTGTTACCTTTAAAGCTCAAACTTGTTATCAGTTTTGTTAAATTTATATAAAGAGACTAAGATAATAAGGGATTGGAAGTAAATGTATTGGCCAGTTTAATTACTTGTGACTACTGAGAAACGAAGGAAACGAAAATTAAGCTTAAACTTCCCGAATACCTCCTGAATAAATATATGTTAATCCCAACTGAAAAAATAGAGTACAACTACCGCTTCAAAAACTTATCTGGAAGGTACTGATAAATCAGCATCAACGGCATAAACCAGAAGTATCACCAGGAGAAAAACGTTCCAGAACTTTTTCTCAAGCATCGAAAAAGCATTGAAACAGAAAGAACCAAAGTTGGAGCCTCTATATGAGGTTCAAAATCTCCTCATATTCTTCCATTTTTTTCCTGAAGATGGTTAGTCGTCGTTTCAAGGACGTTCGGATTTCCTTCCTGAAAACACAGGTTTAATCCAATGATGAAAAAGAAAAATTTTTGTTTTCATTTAATATAACTATCCGGTATCAATTTAGACCTGGAGTTCTATGGCAAAAGTCGAAAAGGTATTATT
Coding sequences within:
- the cbiQ gene encoding cobalt ECF transporter T component CbiQ, which encodes MTNILDDYALMSPLRHRNNWLKLAIVLFGLLAGVSATSPIPPVFIALCMSFATVALGKAPLKTYFKLLLAPLGFAIAGILIIVFFSGSGPELLSFKFLGYPLSVRTDGLELAMLVLARSISGMCCLYFLALTTPMIELFAVLKAARLPESLIELSMLIYRYIFVFLDMALCIRYAQTVRLGYSNFKRSINSLGMLASTLFIRSWEQGDKLFLAMNSRCYDGKMTLFEVKRPVKATELLLTSAYFISTLALFYFTKSISIF
- a CDS encoding energy-coupling factor ABC transporter ATP-binding protein codes for the protein MIILETRDLKYTYPDGTVAIQDLNIEIKKGKKVAFVGQNGSGKSTLFLLLNGTLKPAEGDVFFHGVPFKYDSKSLREIRKSIGIVFQNSDDQIFAPTVYQDVAFGPANLGYSKERVDTCVQQALEQVGLSRLKDKPPHHLSGGQKKRVAIAGIMAMEPEVIILDEPLSNLDPVGADEIMDLLNEFNQFGSTIIISTHDVDLAYRWSDYVFLLSNSKIIGQGTPAEVFKDFDLLKKTGLRQPTTLEIYHEIERRGLASGGNSPKTIPDLVNTLKPIDLIWVDVPPGIKEGDSLNLGIMYGQYATQSPYEAVNATVLHIHPDGRAIVELKRKGIKAGGVLIYDTDNYSLPEVKQILKEGEIVFVGAMGKKSKILAEHDGIRLDVSSGVIDKTILTALCGKRCLILTAGGMVDHALKRIKEYVETSGIEFTVGVVNREEDYQWIGETKDSPETFEV
- a CDS encoding MM0924 family protein; the protein is MYQCFIVEHYLNKAVDVYCGGPDIFKGTIEACADNVLTLKNDGKYTHVAIDKIIALWPQ